From Pseudomonas arsenicoxydans:
GACTGACGTGAATCGCCGCCGGGATTTTCCCCGACGCGCCGGACATGCGCCCGTCGGTTACCAAGGCCACTTTGAAGCCGCGATCCTGCAGCACGCCGAGGAACGGCGTCATCTTGTGCAGTTCCGGCATGCCGTTGGAGCGCGGGCCCTGGAAGCGCATCACTGCAACGAAATCCTTCTCCAGCAAACCGGCCTTGAACGCATCGGCCAGGTCCTGCTGATCCTGGAACACCATGGCCGGCGCTTCGACGATCTGGTTCTCCAGCGCAACGGCCGAAACCTTCATCACACCACGACCGAGATTGCCTTCCATCACCCGCAGGCCGCCTTCTGGCGAGAACGCACGAGCCACGGGACGCAGGATGCTTTCGTCGAGGCTTTCGGTGATGCCTTCGCGCCAGACCAGTTCGCCGTTGTCGAGGAACGGTTCCTTGGTGTAGCGGCTCAGGCCGTGGCCCAGCACCGTGTTGACGTTTTCGTGAAGCAGCCCGGCTTCCAGCAGTTCGCGGATCAGGAACGACATGCCGCCCGCTGCCTGGAAGTGGTTGATGTCGGCTTTACCGTTCGGATAGACGTGGCTCAGGGTCGGCACCACCTCGGAGAGGTCGGCCATGTCCTGCCAGGTCAACTGGATGCCCGCCGCCATGGCGATGGCCGGCATGTGCAGCGTGTGGTTGGTCGAACCGCCGGTGGCGTGCAGGGCGACGATGGAGTTGACCAGCGAGCGCTCGTCGACGATTTCGCCGATCGGCAGGTAATTGCCATTCTGTTTGGTAATGCGCGTCACCTGATGCGCCGCTTCGCGGGTCAGGGCATCGCGCAGCGGCGTGTTCGGATTGACGAAGGAAGCACCCGGCAAGTGCAAGCCCATGACTTCCATCAGCAACTGGTTGGTGTTGGCGGTGCCGTAGAAGGTGCAGGTGCCGGGACTGTGATAGGAATTCATTTCCGATTCCAGCAGCTCTTCGCGGCTGGCCTTGCCTTCGGCGTAGCGCTGGCGCACGTCGGCTTTCTGCTTGTTGGAAATGCCCGAAACCATCGGCCCGCCCGGCACGAAGATCATCGGCAGATGACCGAAACGCAGCGCGCCCATCATCAGGCCCGGCACGATCTTGTCGCAGATGCCGAGCATCAGCGCGCCATCGAACATGTTGTGGGACAACGCCACGGCGGTGGACAGCGCGATCACTTCGCGGCTCGGCAGGCTCAGTTCCATGCCCGGCTCGCCCTGGGTCACACCATCGCACATGGCCGGGGTGCCGCCAGCGAACTGGCCGACGGAGCCGATTTCGCGCAGGGCCTTTTTGATCTGTTCAGGAAAGACTTCATACGGCTGATGCGCCGAGAGCATGTCGTTATATGACGAAACAATCGCGATGTTCGCGGAGTTCATCATCCGCAAGCTGTTCTTGTCCTCGGTGCCGCAACCGGCCACGCCGTGGGCGAAGTTGGCGCATTGCAGCTTGCCGCGCATCGGGCCGTCGCTGGCTGCACCGCGAATGAGTGCAAGGTAAGCCTCGCGAGTTGCGCGACTGCGGGCGATAAGCCGTTCGGTGACCTCAAGGACGCGGGGATGCATGTGTAGAACTCCAGGCTAACGGATGTGGCGACCTGATTGTCTATGCTGAACAAGGACCGTTGTGTGTGGGATGACAGACGGTTTGCTTGTTCGGTCGGACCAGTTGATTCAGGTCACTCGTTGTAGATTGAACAAAATATTGCCATTAAAAAGGCTTGTTTTCTATTTTTATGCGAATAATCTTGTAATTCCAACAACAAAACGACGGCGGCCCTGTTAAATGACTCTTCGAATCGCAATCAATGGTTTTGGCCGAATTGGCCGCAACGTCCTGCGCGCACTGTATACCCAAGGCTATCGCCAGGATCTGCAGATCGTTGCCATCAATGACTTGGGCGACAGCTCGATCAATGCCCATCTGCTCAAGTACGACACTGTTCACGGCACATTCGACGCCGATGTCCAGCACGATCAGGAAAGCCTGACCGTCAATGGCGACCGAATTTCTGTCAGCGCCATTCGTAACCCGGCCGACCTGCCCTGGGCCGCGGAAAAAATTGATGTGGTGCTCGAATGCACCGGTCTGTTCACCGACCGGGCCAAAGCCGCCGCGCATATTACGGCCGGCGCACGCAAAGTGATCATATCGGCACCGGCCAAAGGCGCCGACGCCACCGTGGTCTACGGGGTCAACCACGACATTCTGCGCCAATCGCACCAGATTATTTCCAACGCCTCGTGCACCACCAACTGCCTGGCGCCTGTGGCTCAGGTGCTGCACCGCGAGTTGGGCATCGAAAGCGGCCTGATGACCACGATCCACGCCTACACCAACGACCAGAACCTCACCGACGTCTACCACACTGACCCGTACCGTGCCCGTTCGGCCACCCAGAACATGATCCCGAGCAAGACCGGCGCCGCTGAAGCGGTCGGCCTGGTGCTGCCGGAACTGGCGGGCAAACTGACCGGCATGGCAGTGCGTGTTCCAGTGATCAACGTCTCGCTGGTGGACCTGACCGTGCAGCTCAAACGCGAAGCGAGCGCTGACGAAGTCAACGCGCTGCTAAAAGAAGCCAGCCAGCACTCGAAGATTCTCGGCTACAACACCCTGCCGCTGGTCTCCAGCGACTTCAATCACAACCCGCTGTCGTCGATCTTCGACGCCAACCACACCAAGTCCAGCGGCAAGCTGCTCAAGGTACTGGCCTGGTACGACAACGAGTGGGGCTTCTCCAACCGCATGCTCGATAACTGCCTGGCGCTGTGCAACGCCGAATAAGCGCTGACGCAAAGCTGTAGGAGGTGTGTAGGAGCTGTCGAGTAAAACGAGGCTGCGATCTTTTGATCTTGATCTTAAAAAATCAAAGTCAAAAGATCGCAGCCTCGTTTCACTCGACAGCTCCTACAGGTCGAATGACGTCTGGGAGCAGCACCGATGATCGGTATCAGTTTCACGCAAAAGACCATGGCGGCGCGCAAGCGCATCGCCCTGGTCGCCCACGACCACTGCAAGGTGTTTTTGCTGGATTGGGCCGAACGGCACAAAGACAGGCTCGCGCAACATGAGCTGGTCGCCACCGGCACCACCGGGTTGTTATTGCAGCAACGCCTGGATCTGCCGGTGGAAAGCATGATCAGCGGCCCTCTGGGCGGTGATCAGCAGCTCGGCGCGCGCATCGCCGAACAGCGGGTCGACATGCTGGTGTTTTTCTGGGACCCGTTCGAACCGCAGCCACACGACCCGGACATCAAGGCGTTATTGCGGGTCGCGGCAGTCTGGAACATTCCGGTGGCCTGCAACGAATGCAGCGCCGACTACCTGCTCAGCAGCCCGATGATGGATCAGGCGCACCAGCACCGCATCCCCGATTACGCGACCTATCTGCTGGGTCGCGCCTAACCCCTCCCCCCTCAATCATTGATCACTCGAGCGGATGACAAGCCGTTGTCATTCGCTCGAATCAATGGCTTGCCACCAGCAGATTCAATTGTTGCAACTCTGCATAATCTCCTGATTTTTTTGCCATTTTCAGGGCATTTTCCTGCGCAAACGTTCAACCATGACCGCTCGTCGGAGCCACCATCATGCATCCTCGCCCCACGCCGATGTGCATTGAATGGCGCTGAATGGATTTGGCGATCGGGTCGACTTCGACTCACAGCCAACACCTCATCCATTTGCGAGTTCGCCCTATGTTCGACTCACTCTCCATCCGCCTGAAAATTGTCCTGCTGTCCGGTCTGTGCCTGCTGGGTGTGATCGCGCTGATCGTCAGCATGAACTTCTACCAGACCAATCAGAACGATGAGCTGGTCAGCGCCTCCAGCAGCAAGATGCTGACGGACAGCGTGCAGAACCTGCTGCAGTCCAAAGCGGCCGAGCAAGCGGTGCGGGTGCAGAAGACGTTTGGTGAAAACCTGCTGGTGGTGACCGCCCTCGCCGACCAGATCAAAGACATGCGCAACATGGCCGCCAAGCGTTCGATTGAAGCCGGCGCCCTGCGTGAAGAGCTGAACCAGAGCCTGAAAACCGCCTTCGAGCGCAACAGCAAGGTGCTGGGGATCTGGCTGGCGTTCGAGCCCAACGGCCTGGACGGCAAGGACAGCGAGTTCGCCAACGATGCCGCCCGCCAGTCCAACGAAGTCGGACGTTTCGCCAGTTACTGGAGCCGCGCCGGTGGGACCGGGCTGAACACGATCATGGTCGAAGACGACATGACCAAAACCACCTTGAGCCTCAGCGGCACACCCTACAACAGCTGGTACACCTGCCCTCGCGACAGCAAGCGCACCTGCCTGCTCGACCCGTATGCGGACACCGTCGGTGGCAAGGAAATGCTGATGACGACGATTGCCGTACCGCTGTTGGTGGACGGCAAATCCATCGGGGTAGTCGGTGTGGACATTGCTCTGGACGCACTGCAAGCCGCCGCGATCGACTCCCAGCGTGAGCTGTTCAACGGCGCCGGGCACATGCTGATTGTTTCCGGCAGCGGCGTGCTCGCCGGTTACAGTGTCGACGCCAGCAAGGTCGGTAAAAACATCGGCGAAACCCTGGGCGCAGACGGCAAGGATATCTTGCAACTGCTCAATGGCGGCACGCCGAAGATCCTCGAACAGGGCGACCTGATTCGCGCGGTGTACCCGGTCAGCCCGATCAACGATTCCAAGGCTTGGGGCGTGGTCATCGATCTGCCCAAACAAGTACTGCTGGCCGACTCGGTGAAGCTGCAAACAGTGCTCGATGAGGCCCAGCAAAGCGGCACGATCAAAGCTGTGCTGGTGGCTGTCGTTGCCGGGCTGATTGGCCTGTTGCTGATCTGGCTCACCGCGTCCGGCGTGACCCGGCCGATCAACAGCGTCGCCGAAATGCTCAAGGCGATTGCCAGCGGCGACGGTGACCTGACGCAGCGCCTGCATTACACCAAGAAAGACGAACTGGGCGAACTGGTGAGCTGGTTCAACCGCTTCCTCGACAAGCTGCAACCGACCATCGCGCAGATCAAACAAAGCATCAACGACGCCCGAGGCACCGCCGACCAGTCTTCGGAGATCGCCCGCCAGACCAGCGAAGGCATGCAGGTGCAGTTCCGCGAAATCGACCAAGTCGCCACCGCGTCCAACGAGATGAGCGCCACTGCCCACGACGTCGCCAACAGCGCGTCGAACGCAGCCAATGCCGCCAAAGGCGCCGATCAATCGGCCCGCGACGGCATGTCGATCATCGAGCGCAGCACCCGTGACATCAATCAACTGGCCGACGAAGTCAGCAAAGCGGTGACCGAAGTCGAAGCGCTGGCAGTCAACAGCGAACAGATCGGTTCGGTACTGGAAGTGATCCGCAGCATCGCCGAGCAGACCAACCTGCTGGCCCTCAACGCGGCCATTGAAGCGGCCCGTGCCGGTGAGAGCGGTCGTGGTTTTGCGGTGGTGGCCGATGAAGTGCGCAACCTGGCCAAACGGACCCAGGATTCGGTGGAAGAAATTCGCATCGTCATCGAGCGCATCCAGTCCGGCACCCGCGGCGTGGTCGCCACCATGCATTCGAGCCAGACCCAGGCCCACAGCAACGCCGGGCAGATTCAACAAGCGGTCCAGGCCTTGAGCAAAATCAGCGACGCGGTCACCGTGATCAGCGACATGAACCTGCAAATCGCCAGCGCCGCCGAACAGCAAAGCGCCGTGGCCGAAGAGGTCAATCGCAACGTCTCGGCGATCCGTACCGTCACCGAAACCCTGACGGGCCAAGCCACCCAATCGGCGCAGATCAGCAACCAGCTCAACTCCCTGACCAACCAGCAGATGAAATTGATGGATCAGTTCCGCGTGTAACCTGATCGTTCCCACGCTCTGCGTGGGAATGCAGCCCGAGACGCTCTGCGTCTCAGAAGCGGACGCGGAGCGTCCCTTGAGGCATTCCCACGCAGAGCGTGGGAACGATCTATCATGAAGCCCTCTTCCGGAGGGCCTTCAATGACTGGTTTACTCACGTCCATTCAAGCCGCACTCGGCTTGCCCCATACGCCGATTCCATTCACGTCGAGCGGCGCCCTGCCCTCGGCGTTTGCCATCACTGACCTGGCGTGCGCCAGCATTGCCGCGGCCGGCCAGGCGGTCAGTGAACTGCTGCAACAACACACCGGCCGTTTACCCACACTTGAAGTCGATCGCCGTCTGGCGTCTTTCTGGTTTGCAACCTCGATCCGTCCTGTTGGCTGGAGCGTTCCACCGCCGTGGGACCCGGTGGCCGGTGACTACGCGGCCCAGGACGGCTGGATCCGCTTGCACACCAATGCCCCGCATCATCGTGCCGCCGCCGAACGGGTGCTCGGCGCTTGTGCCGACCGCGCCGCGATGGCAGCCCAGGTTGCGCAATGGGCGAAATCCGATCTGGAGCAGGCCGTGGTCGACGCCGGTGGCTGCGCCGCCGAAATGCGCACCTGGGCGCAATGGCAGACGCATCCCCAAGGTATGGCAGTGAACGCCGAACCGCTGATTCAATTCAGTGCCGGCAACAGCCCAGCCGCAAAACCTTGGCAAGGTTCGGTGGCGCAACCGCTGGCGGGCATCAAGGTGCTGGATCTGACCCGTGTGCTGGCCGGCCCCATCGCCAGCCGTTTCCTCGCCGGTCTAGGTGCCGAAGTCTTGCGCATCGACCCTCCAACCTGGAACGAACCGGGCGTGGTGCCGGAAGTCACGCTGGGCAAACGCTGCGCGCGCCTGGACCTGCACGACACAAGCGATCGAGCGGTGTTCGACAGCCTGCTCAAGGACGCCGATATCGTGCTCCACGGCTACCGCGCCGATGCACTGGAACGCTTGGGCTACGGCGTCGCCGAGCGACAACGACTGGCACCGGGGCTGATTGATGTCTGCCTCAACGCCTACGGCTGGAGCGGCCCGTGGCAGAACCGTCGAGGGTTCGACAGCCTGGTGCAGATGAGCAGCGGGATCGCTGAAGCGGGTATGCGGTGGAAGAACGCAGACAAGCCGACGCCATTGCCGGTGCAGGCGCTGGATCATGCGACCGGATATTTGATGGCGGCAACAGCGATTACATTGTTGGGCCGTGGCGGGTCGGCCAGATTGTCGCTGGCACGCACCGCAAAACTGCTGATTGAAAATGGCCCGGGCACAGATGAAGCGTTGCGGGCAGAAGATGAAAACGATCAAGGGTTGTTAATTGAGCAGACGCCTTGGGGGCCGGCGCATCGGCTTCATGTGCCACTGAAAATCATCGGGACGCCGCTGCAGTGGGCGCTTCCAGCGGCTGAATTGGGTTCTCATCTTCCGAAGTGGCGGTGACTTTCAGACAACTATCGCGAGCAGGTCGATGCTGCGTGAGTAAACGCCATCGACCGCTTGATACGCCAGCAACAACCTCACAACGACAGCAAGCCGCTGTACAACCCGTACGCACCCAGCCCCGCGCCGATGCTCACGCAGGTAAAAATCCCCTTCTCGACATGGGTGAACAATGGTTCGCCCTGCTCATGTTTGGCCTTGGCGAACAGAATCACGCCCGGCGCATACAGCAGCGCCGACAGCAGCAAGTACTTCACCCCGCCCGCATACAGCAACCACATTGCGTAACACAGCGCGATGCCGCCAACCATCAGGTCCTTGGTGCGTTCGCCCGAGGCGTGTTCGTAGGTTTCGCCACGCCCGCTCAACAGCACTGCATACGCTGCCGACCACAGGTACGGCACCAGAATCATCGAAGATGCGAGGTAGATCAGGCTGGTGTATGTCCCGGCCGAAAACAGCGTGATCAGCAGGAAAATCTGAATCATCACATTGGTCAGCCACAGCGCATTGACCGGCACGTGGTTGGCGTTTTCCTTCTTCAGGAAGGCTGGCATGGTCTTGTCGTTGGCCGTGGCGAAGAGGATCTCGGCGCACAACAGTGCCCAGGACAACAACGCACCGAGCAGCGAAATCGCCAGGCCAATGCTGATCAGCAAAGCGCCCCAGGGGCCGACAATGTGTTCCAGCACCGCCGCCAGCGAAGGGTTCTGCAGGGTGGCCAATTCGGGTTGGCTCATGATCCCCAGTGACAACACATTCACCAGCACCAGCAGCGCCAACACACCGACAAAACCGATGACCGTCGCCCGGCCCACGTCAGAACGTTTCTGCGCGCGGGCCGAATACACACTGGCGCCTTCAATGCCGATGAAGACGAACACGGTCACCAGCATCATGCTGCGCACCTGCTCCATCACACCGCCGAAATGGGGGTTGCTGCGGCCCCAGATGTCACGGGTGAAGATGTCGGCCTTGAACGCCACGGCGGCAATGACGATGAACATGATCAGCGGCACGATCTTGGCCACGGTGGTCAATTGGTTGATGAACGCCGCTTCCTTGATCCCGCGCATCACCAGAAAATGTACCGCCCACAACAGCACCGAGGCGCAGCCGATGGCAACTGGTGTGTTGCCGTGGCCGAACACCGGAAAGAAATAACCGAGCGTGCTGAACAGCAGAACGAAATAACCGACGTTGCCCAGCCAGGCGCTGATCCAGTATCCCCAGGCCGATGAAAACCCCATGTAATCGCCAAAACCGGCCTTGGCGTAGGCGTACACCCCGGAGTCCAGTTCAGGTTTGCGATTGGCAAGCGTCTGGAATACGAAGGCCAGCGCCAACATGCCCACGGCGGTAATTGCCCAACCAATCAATATGGCCCCGGCATCGGCGCGCGCCGCCATGTTTTGCGGCAAGGAAAAAATCCCGCCGCCAATCATCGACCCCACCACCAAAGCGATCAGCGCGCTCAAGCCGAGCTTTTGCATCGGTTGCGACATTCCTGCGTCTCCATTTCCCATCGCGACCATCGCCACGCGAACGTCACATAATCGGTTTTAACTAAATGGATAAAGCGTAATGACGTTTATCAATTAACGCCAACCAGTCTATTTATAACCGATCACTCTATGAGGCCACGCTGAAAATAGCGAATGAATAGTAGATCCTAATTAATCAATATCACCCGACTATCAAAAACTAACCCTTGCCAAAGCAGAAAAACGGACTAGCGTCTAAACCTCAATTGCTACGCTTTATTTATTAAACCTTGACCAAGGGCCTCTGGAACGGGCTTCCCAGACAACAGACTTATGCCCCTATAGTTGGCGTAAGTCATTAATCAGCAATGAAAACATGAGAATAACTTGATCTAAGTCAGATGATTGAACAGCCCATAAAATTAAACTGGCCTTCTTCTCCTCCTGCACTGGAGTCATGCAATGTCTGAATCCCCCGGAAAACTGAAACTCGGCGCACTCGTTGCGTTGGTTGTCGGCTCAATGATTGGCGGCGGGATTTTTTCCTTGCCCCAGAACATGGCCGCCAGTGCCGACGTCGGTGCCGTGCTCATCGGCTGGGCCATTACGGCAGTCGGCATGCTGACCCTGGCCTTCGTCTTCCAAACACTCGCCAACCGCAAACCTGATCTGGATGCCGGGGTTTACGCCTACGCCAAAGCCGGATTCGGCGACTACATGGGTTTCTCTTCCGCCTGGGGATACTGGATCAGCGCCTGGCTGGGCAACGTCGGTTACTTCGTTCTGTTGTTCAGTACCCTCGGTTACTTTTTTCCGATCTTCGGCGAAGGCAACACCGTCGCGGCCGTGATCGGCGCCTCAGTGTTGCTTTGGGGTGTGCATTTCCTGGTACTGCAGGGCATCAAGGAAGCGGCGTTCATCAACCTGGTGACCACCGTCGCCAAAGTTGTGCCGCTGGGGCTGTTTATCCTGATCGCGATTTTCGCGTTCAAACTGGACATCTTCACCGCTGACATCTGGGGCCTGAAAAACCCGGACCTGGGCAGCGTGATGAACCAGGTACGCAAAATGATGCTGGTCACCGTGTGGGTGTTCATCGGCATCGAAGGTGCAAGCATCTTCTCGGCCCGGGCAGAAAAACGCACCGATGTGGGTAAAGCCACCGTGATCGGGTTCATCACCGTGCTGCTGTTCCTGGTGCTGGTGAACGTGCTGTCGCTGGGCATCATGACCCAACCGGAACTGGCCAAACTGCAGAACCCGTCGATGGCGGCGGTGCTGGAACACGTAGTCGGTCCTTGGGGCGCGGTGCTGATCAGCGTCGGCCTGGTGATCTCACTGCTCGGGGCACTGCTGTCGTGGGTGCTGTTGTGTGCCGAAATCATGTTCGCCGCGGCCAAGGACCACACCATGCCTGCGTTCCTGCGCAAGGAAAACGCCAAGCAAGTGCCGGTCAATGCGCTGTGGCTGACCAACGCGATGGTGCAGCTGTTCCTGATCATCACGCTGTTCTCGGCCAGCACCTACCTGTCGCTGATCTACCTCGCGACTTCAATGATTCTGGTGCCCTATCTGTGGTCGGCGGCTTACGCCTTTCTGCTGGCGGTGCGCGGCGAGACCTATGAAAACGCAGCGAGCGAACGCAGCAAAGACCTGTTCATCGGCGCCGTCGCCCTGATCTACGCGATCTGGCTGATCTATGCCGGCGGCGTCAAATACCTGCTGCTGTCCGCCCTGCTCTATGCGCCCGGCGCGATCCTGTTCGCCAAGGCCAAGCTTGAAGTCAACAAAACCGTTTTCACCAACGTCGAGAAGCTGATTTTTGCAGCCGTCGTCGTGGGCGCCCTGGTGGCGGCTTACGGGCTGTATGACGGCTTCCTGACTCTGTAACACCCGACTTATTTGTCATCTGGAGGATCACTGTAATGACCACGGAAAAAGTTAAGTACGGCGTACATTCCGAAGCCGGCAAACTGCGTAAAGTCATGGTTTGCTCCCCCGGTCTGGCCCACCAGCGGCTGACCCCGAACAACTGCGACGAGTTACTGTTTGATGATGTGCTGTGGGTCGCACAGGCTAAACGTGACCATTTCGACTTCGTCACCAAGATGCGCGAGCGCAATGTCGACGTGCTGGAAATGCACAATCTGCTGACCGACATCGTTGCCATCCCTGAAGCCCTCGACTGGATTCTGGAACGCAAGGTCACTGCCAACTCCGTCGGCCTCGGTCTGATCAACGAAGTGGGTTCGTGGTTACGTAGCCTTGAGCCTCGCCACATTGCCGAGTTCCTGATCGGCGGCGTTTCCGCCGATGACTTGCCGGACAGCTTTGGCGGCAAGACCATTCAGATGTTCCGCGATTTCCTGGGTCACTCCAGCTTCATTCTGCCGCCGCTGCCTAACACCCAGTTCACCCGCGACACCACTTGCTGGATCTACGGCGGTGTGACCCTCAACCCGATGTATTGGCCGGCGCGTCGTCAGGAAACCCTGCTGGCCACTGCCATCTACAAATTCCATCCGCAGTTCACCAACGCCGACTTCCAGATCTGGTACGGCGACCCCGACCAGGAGCACGGCAGCTCCACTCTTGAAGGCGGCGATGTGATGCCGATCGGCAATGGTGTGGTGTTGATCGGCATGGGCGAGCGCTCGTCCCGTCAAGCCATTGGCCAACTGGCGGTCAACCTGTTCAAGAACAAAGCCGTCGAGAAAGTCATCGTCGCCGGCCTGCCAAAATCCCGCGCGGCCATGCACCTGGACACCGTGTTCAGCTTCTGCGACCGCGACCTGGTGACGATATTCCCGGAAGTGGTGAACCAGATCGTCGCCTTCACCCTGCGCCCTGACGAAAGCAAACCGGGCGGTATCGACATCCGTCGCGAAGAAACCAACTTCCTCGACACCGTGGCCAAGGCCCTCAACCTCAAGACCCTGCGCGTGGTGGAAACCGGCGGCAACAGCTTCGCCGCCGAGCGCGAACAATGGGACGACGGCAACAACGTGGTGGCCTTGGAGCCGGGCGTGGTGATCGGTTATGACCGCAACACCTACACCAACACCCTACTGCGCAAGGCCGGTGTGGAAGTCATCACCATCAGTGCCGGCGAACTCGGACGCGGACGTGGCGGCGGCCACTGCATGACCTGCCCGATCATTCGCGACCCAATCGACTATTAATTTTATGCCCTGCTTCACGCTCATAAAGCGTGAAGCAGGCGGATAACCGAAACCCAAGGAGATCCCATCATGGCTTTCAACATGCGCAACCGCAGCCTGCTCTCGCTGATGCACCACACGACGCGTGAGCTCAATTACCTGCTGGACCTTTCCCGGGACCTCAAGCGCGCCAAGTACACCGGCACCGAACGGGCGCACCTGAAAGGCAAAAACATCGCGCTGATCTTCGAAAAAACCTCGACCCGTACCCGATGCGCTTTCGAAGTGGCGGCCCATGACCAAGGCGCCCACGTCACCTACATCGACCCGGTGTCGTCGCAGATCGGCCACAAGGAAAGCATGAAGGACACCGCCCGGGTGCTGGGGCGGATGTTCGATGCGATCGAGTACCGTGGCTTCGCACAGGAAATCGTCGAAGAACTGGCCAAGTTCGCCGGCGTGCCGGTGTTCAACGGCCTGACCGCTGAATTCCACCCGACGCAGATGATCGCCGACACACTGACCATGCGTGAACACAGCGACAAGCCGCTGCATGACATCAGCTATGCCTACCTGGGCGACGCCCGCTACAACATGGGTAATTCATTGCTGATGATCGGCGCCAAACTGGGCATGGACGTGCGCATCGCCGCACCGAAAGCCTTGTGGCCACACGCCGATTTCATTGCCCAGTGCAAAGCCTTCGCCGAAGAAAGTGGCGCCCGCATCACCATCACCGAAGACCCGAAAGCTGCGGTCAAGGGCGTGGACTTCATCCACACCGACATCTGGGTGTCGATGGGTGAGCCCGTTGAAGCGTGGGACGAACGCATCGAGCAACTGCTGCCGTACCAGGTCAATGCCGACATGATGAAGGCCTCGGGCAACCCGCGCGTGAAGTTCATGCACTGCCTGCCGGCCTTCCACAACAGCGAAACCAAAGTCGGCAAAGACATTGCCGCGCGGTATCCGCACCTGGCCAACGGCGTGGAGGTGACTGAAGAAGTCTTCGAATCGCCGGCCAACATCGCCTTCGAGCAAGCGGAAAACCGCATGCACACCATCAAGGCGATCCTGGTGTCGGCGTTGGCGGATATCTAACGGCTCACGCGGCTCCTCCTGGAGGAACACAAACCCTGTGGGAGCTGGCTTGCCTGCGATGGCATCGCCTCGATCTGTCAGATACACCGAGGTGATGCCATCGCAGGCAAGCCAGCTCCCACATTGACCGGGTTTCGACAGGAAGACCGAGTCACCTCATTCAGAAGGATTGCATTATGCGTATCGTCGTTGCTCTGGGCGGTAACGCCCTGCTCCGCCGGGGTGAACCCATGACCGCGGACAACCAGCGCGCCAACATCCGGATCGCCACGGAACAAATCGCCAAGATCCATGCTGGCAATGAACTGGTCATCGCCCACGGTAATGGTCCGCAGGTGGGTCTGCTGTCGCTGCAAGCCGCCGCCTACACCTCGGT
This genomic window contains:
- the gap gene encoding type I glyceraldehyde-3-phosphate dehydrogenase; translation: MTLRIAINGFGRIGRNVLRALYTQGYRQDLQIVAINDLGDSSINAHLLKYDTVHGTFDADVQHDQESLTVNGDRISVSAIRNPADLPWAAEKIDVVLECTGLFTDRAKAAAHITAGARKVIISAPAKGADATVVYGVNHDILRQSHQIISNASCTTNCLAPVAQVLHRELGIESGLMTTIHAYTNDQNLTDVYHTDPYRARSATQNMIPSKTGAAEAVGLVLPELAGKLTGMAVRVPVINVSLVDLTVQLKREASADEVNALLKEASQHSKILGYNTLPLVSSDFNHNPLSSIFDANHTKSSGKLLKVLAWYDNEWGFSNRMLDNCLALCNAE
- a CDS encoding methylglyoxal synthase; amino-acid sequence: MIGISFTQKTMAARKRIALVAHDHCKVFLLDWAERHKDRLAQHELVATGTTGLLLQQRLDLPVESMISGPLGGDQQLGARIAEQRVDMLVFFWDPFEPQPHDPDIKALLRVAAVWNIPVACNECSADYLLSSPMMDQAHQHRIPDYATYLLGRA
- the edd gene encoding phosphogluconate dehydratase → MHPRVLEVTERLIARSRATREAYLALIRGAASDGPMRGKLQCANFAHGVAGCGTEDKNSLRMMNSANIAIVSSYNDMLSAHQPYEVFPEQIKKALREIGSVGQFAGGTPAMCDGVTQGEPGMELSLPSREVIALSTAVALSHNMFDGALMLGICDKIVPGLMMGALRFGHLPMIFVPGGPMVSGISNKQKADVRQRYAEGKASREELLESEMNSYHSPGTCTFYGTANTNQLLMEVMGLHLPGASFVNPNTPLRDALTREAAHQVTRITKQNGNYLPIGEIVDERSLVNSIVALHATGGSTNHTLHMPAIAMAAGIQLTWQDMADLSEVVPTLSHVYPNGKADINHFQAAGGMSFLIRELLEAGLLHENVNTVLGHGLSRYTKEPFLDNGELVWREGITESLDESILRPVARAFSPEGGLRVMEGNLGRGVMKVSAVALENQIVEAPAMVFQDQQDLADAFKAGLLEKDFVAVMRFQGPRSNGMPELHKMTPFLGVLQDRGFKVALVTDGRMSGASGKIPAAIHVSPEAYVGGALARVQEGDIIRVDGVKGTLELKVDAEEFAARTPAKGLLGNNIGTGRELFGFMRMAFSSAEQGASAFTSALETLN
- a CDS encoding CoA transferase, encoding MTGLLTSIQAALGLPHTPIPFTSSGALPSAFAITDLACASIAAAGQAVSELLQQHTGRLPTLEVDRRLASFWFATSIRPVGWSVPPPWDPVAGDYAAQDGWIRLHTNAPHHRAAAERVLGACADRAAMAAQVAQWAKSDLEQAVVDAGGCAAEMRTWAQWQTHPQGMAVNAEPLIQFSAGNSPAAKPWQGSVAQPLAGIKVLDLTRVLAGPIASRFLAGLGAEVLRIDPPTWNEPGVVPEVTLGKRCARLDLHDTSDRAVFDSLLKDADIVLHGYRADALERLGYGVAERQRLAPGLIDVCLNAYGWSGPWQNRRGFDSLVQMSSGIAEAGMRWKNADKPTPLPVQALDHATGYLMAATAITLLGRGGSARLSLARTAKLLIENGPGTDEALRAEDENDQGLLIEQTPWGPAHRLHVPLKIIGTPLQWALPAAELGSHLPKWR
- a CDS encoding methyl-accepting chemotaxis protein, whose protein sequence is MQVQFREIDQVATASNEMSATAHDVANSASNAANAAKGADQSARDGMSIIERSTRDINQLADEVSKAVTEVEALAVNSEQIGSVLEVIRSIAEQTNLLALNAAIEAARAGESGRGFAVVADEVRNLAKRTQDSVEEIRIVIERIQSGTRGVVATMHSSQTQAHSNAGQIQQAVQALSKISDAVTVISDMNLQIASAAEQQSAVAEEVNRNVSAIRTVTETLTGQATQSAQISNQLNSLTNQQMKLMDQFRV